Proteins co-encoded in one Brassica oleracea var. oleracea cultivar TO1000 chromosome C4, BOL, whole genome shotgun sequence genomic window:
- the LOC106341108 gene encoding uncharacterized protein LOC106341108 produces MENWRTNLEVMAAKEDQYIQQYKKYEVLLNRVGYGTKISHRELVEMAEHRKELEKMTKPVVDTLRSYQDLPPDKALAALAIEDKKRQFAAAEKYLEEVLQSSLETNDE; encoded by the exons ATGGAGAATTGGAGAACGAATTTGGAAGTAATGGCGGCCAAGGAGGATCAGTATATACAGCAGTACAAGAAGTATGAG GTGTTGCTCAACCGAGTTGGTTACGGTACCAAGATTAGCCATAGAGAGCTGGTGGAAATGGCAGAGCACAGGAAGGAATTGGAGAAGATGACAAAACCTGTCGTTGATACTCTAAGAAGCTACCAGGACTTGCCTCCG GACAAAGCTCTGGCTGCACTAGCAATCGAGGACAAGAAGAGACAGTTTGCAGCCGCGGAAAAGTATTTAGAAGAAGTATTACAATCTTCCCTTGAGACAAACGATGAGTGA
- the LOC106337631 gene encoding regulatory protein NPR5 — translation MSSLEESLRSMSLDFLNLLINGQAFSDVTFSVEGRLVHAHRCILAARSLFFRKFFCGTDQPQSCIDPTRHGSVPGSPSRGSQAPAGVIPVNSVGYEVFLLLLQFLYSGQVSIVPQKHEPRPNCGERGCWHTHCSAAVDLALDTLAASRYFGVEQLALLTQKQLASMVEKASIEDVMKVLIASRKQDMQQLWSTCSHLVAKSGLPPEILAKHLTIDVVAKIEEIRLKTSISRRSLMPHNHHHDLTVAQDLEDQKIRRMRRALDSSDVELVKLMVMGEGLNLDESLALHYAVESCSREVVKALLELGAADVNYPAGPAGKTPLHIAAEMVSPDMVAVLLDHHADPNVRTVGGITPLDILRTLTSDFLFKGAVPGLTHIEPNKLRLCLELVQSAAMVISREEGNNSNNNNNDYNNPSYPQMNEEHNSGSSGGSNNNLDSRLVYLNLGAGTGQMGQGRDHGDDQNSQREGMSRHHHHDPSTMYHHHHQHHF, via the exons ATGAGCAGCCTTGAGGAATCCTTGAGATCTATGTCGTTGGATTTTCTAAACCTTTTAATTAACGGTCAAGCTTTCTCCGACGTAACTTTCAGCGTCGAAGGTCGTCTTGTCCACGCCCACCGTTGCATCCTCGCCGCTCGGAGCCTCTTCTTCCGCAAGTTCTTTTGTGGGACCGACCAACCACAGTCCTGCATAGACCCGACCCGACATGGGTCAGTACCCGGTAGCCCATCAAGAGGCTCCCAGGCTCCAGCTGGTGTCATACCAGTGAACTCAGTCGGTTACGAGGTGTTCTTGTTGCTGCTTCAGTTTCTTTATAGCGGACAAGTCTCCATCGTGCCGCAGAAACATGAGCCAAGACCCAACTGTGGCGAAAGAGGATGTTGGCACACGCATTGCTCAGCCGCCGTGGATCTTGCTCTCGACACTCTTGCCGCCTCTCGTTACTTCGGCGTCGAGCAGCTCGCCTTGCTCACTCAG AAACAACTAGCAAGCATGGTAGAGAAAGCCTCCATCGAAGATGTAATGAAAGTGTTAATAGCATCAAGGAAGCAAGACATGCAACAACTATGGTCGACTTGCTCTCACTTAGTCGCCAAGTCAGGTCTCCCACCGGAGATTCTTGCCAAACATCTCACCATAGATGTCGTCGCCAAGATTGAAGAGATTCGTCTCAAAACATCAATATCTCGACGTTCACTAATGCCACATAACCACCACCATGATCTCACCGTCGCTCAAGACCTAGAAGATCAAAAGATTAGAAGGATGAGACGTGCCTTGGATTCATCTGACGTTGAGCTAGTGAAGCTAATGGTTATGGGAGAAGGACTCAATCTTGATGAGTCTTTGGCATTGCATTACGCTGTTGAAAGCTGTAGTAGAGAAGTTGTGAAGGCCTTGCTTGAACTTGGTGCAGCCGATGTGAACTACCCGGCAGGTCCCGCGGGGAAAACACCGTTACACATTGCTGCTGAAATGGTCTCTCCCGACATGGTGGCTGTTCTGTTGGACCACCATGCTGATCCTAATGTTCGTACCGTTGGTGGAATCACTCCTCTTGATATCCTTAGGACGTTGACTTCAGATTTCTTGTTCAAGGGGGCAGTTCCTGGACTGACTCACATTGAACCGAACAAGCTTAGGCTTTGTCTCGAGCTTGTTCAGTCCGCTGCAATGGTGATATCTCGAGAAGAAGGAAACAATAGCAACAATAATAATAATGATTACAACAACCCGAGTTACCCTCAGATGAATGAGGAGCACAACAGTGGAAGTAGTGGAGGAAGTAATAACAATTTGGATTCAAGGTTGGTGTATCTCAATCTTGGAGCGGGTACGGGTCAGATGGGTCAGGGTCGGGATCATGGAGACGACCAAAACAGTCAGAGGGAAGGTATGAGTCGTCATCATCATCATGACCCCTCTACAATGTATCATCACCATCATCAACATCACTTCTAG